A genomic stretch from Marinobacter fonticola includes:
- the relA gene encoding GTP diphosphokinase, with the protein MVKVREDYAVTTDGQLDIEGWVRQIQSKTTLEDVDQFRQACERAAIIDLQAVREDRLWAPGASSFRTGIEMAQVLAELHLDQVSLVSAILYRAVREERISFEEVRTEFGDEVAKLIDGVQQMAAISSIHHPLKGNVLGQSQGQLDNVRKMLVTMIDDVRVALIKLAERTCAIRAVKSAPPEKRMRVAREVFDIYAPLAHRLGIGHIKWELEDLSFRYLHESAYKKIAKLLDEKRLDRDQYVKRVLGALKTELDAAGIEADLAGRAKHIYSIWRKMRRKGIDFSQVYDVRAFRILVPTVRDCYSALGIVHSLWRHIPNEFDDYIASPKENGYQSLHTAVIGPEGKVMEVQIRTQSMHEEAELGVCAHWLYKGTDTGNKSVGYEAKINWLRQVLEWQEDLGDLSGLVDQLKADITPDRVYVFTPEGHVVDLPQGATPVDFAYRVHTEVGHACRGAKVNGRIVPLVYPLKTGDQVHVLTSNNPAPSRDWLNSSLGYIQTSRARAKVTHWFKEQNRDRNIVDGRAILEDEFKRLAIYDVDLNELARKVNHQHAEDMFAAIGAGDLRPSHVAHLAQQLVEPQTRQMDLKLQGLRAQPYDTESDIQIQGVGKLKTQVAQCCKPLPGDAICGYITVGRGVTVHRQDCMTFLHLREYEPNRIIEVSWGGRQESVYPVEIEIEAYDRSGLLRDITTVLASSRCNVLALNTLTNQDENSATMRVTVEISSLEQLAKLLSQIRNLPNILEVRRKRSQ; encoded by the coding sequence ATGGTGAAGGTTCGAGAAGATTACGCCGTGACCACGGACGGTCAGCTGGACATCGAGGGCTGGGTCAGGCAGATCCAGTCCAAGACCACACTTGAAGATGTCGACCAGTTCAGACAGGCCTGCGAGAGGGCCGCTATCATCGATCTTCAGGCGGTCAGGGAGGATCGGTTGTGGGCGCCCGGCGCCAGCAGTTTTCGCACCGGTATCGAAATGGCCCAAGTGCTCGCCGAGCTACACCTCGACCAGGTTTCGCTGGTCTCGGCCATCCTCTATCGAGCCGTCCGCGAAGAGCGCATCAGCTTCGAAGAGGTGCGTACGGAGTTTGGCGATGAAGTTGCCAAACTGATCGACGGTGTGCAACAGATGGCGGCGATTTCCTCGATTCACCATCCCCTCAAGGGCAATGTGCTCGGACAGAGCCAGGGCCAGCTCGACAATGTCCGCAAAATGCTGGTTACCATGATCGACGACGTCCGCGTCGCTCTGATCAAGCTTGCCGAGCGGACCTGTGCCATCAGGGCGGTCAAGAGTGCGCCGCCGGAAAAGCGTATGCGTGTGGCCCGCGAAGTCTTCGATATCTACGCGCCGCTGGCACACCGCCTGGGAATTGGACACATCAAGTGGGAGCTGGAGGATCTGTCTTTCCGCTACCTGCACGAGTCTGCCTATAAAAAAATCGCCAAGCTGCTCGACGAGAAACGTCTCGATCGAGACCAGTACGTCAAACGTGTGCTGGGCGCCCTCAAGACCGAGCTGGATGCGGCCGGCATCGAAGCGGATTTAGCCGGGCGAGCCAAGCACATCTATAGCATCTGGCGGAAGATGCGGCGTAAGGGGATTGATTTCTCACAGGTCTACGATGTGAGGGCGTTTCGAATTCTGGTGCCGACCGTGCGCGATTGCTATTCGGCGCTGGGCATCGTTCACAGCCTGTGGCGTCACATTCCCAACGAATTCGACGATTACATTGCCAGCCCCAAGGAAAATGGCTACCAATCTCTGCATACGGCGGTGATCGGTCCCGAGGGCAAGGTAATGGAGGTGCAGATCCGTACTCAATCCATGCACGAAGAAGCTGAGCTCGGCGTGTGCGCGCATTGGCTGTATAAAGGAACCGATACCGGCAACAAGTCAGTGGGTTACGAGGCCAAGATCAACTGGCTGCGCCAAGTGCTGGAGTGGCAGGAAGACCTGGGCGATTTGTCAGGGCTGGTGGATCAGCTCAAGGCGGATATCACGCCGGATCGAGTCTACGTGTTTACGCCGGAGGGTCACGTGGTGGACCTACCCCAGGGCGCGACGCCGGTGGACTTTGCCTATCGCGTACATACGGAAGTGGGGCACGCTTGCCGTGGGGCCAAGGTCAACGGACGCATCGTACCTCTGGTCTACCCCCTGAAAACCGGCGATCAGGTCCACGTCCTGACGTCGAATAACCCGGCGCCCAGCCGTGACTGGCTTAATTCCAGCCTGGGCTATATTCAGACCTCCCGGGCCCGGGCAAAGGTCACGCACTGGTTTAAGGAACAGAATCGCGACCGCAATATCGTTGACGGCAGAGCCATTCTGGAAGACGAATTCAAACGTCTGGCGATCTACGACGTGGACCTTAACGAGCTGGCGCGCAAGGTTAATCACCAACACGCGGAAGATATGTTCGCCGCGATCGGGGCCGGTGATCTGCGGCCCTCGCACGTCGCCCATCTTGCCCAGCAGTTGGTAGAACCTCAGACACGCCAGATGGATCTTAAGCTGCAAGGGTTGCGGGCTCAGCCTTACGACACCGAGAGCGATATTCAGATCCAAGGCGTGGGGAAGCTCAAGACACAGGTCGCGCAGTGCTGCAAGCCGCTTCCGGGGGATGCCATCTGCGGTTATATCACGGTAGGGCGAGGGGTCACGGTCCACCGCCAGGATTGCATGACGTTCTTGCACCTGCGGGAATACGAGCCCAACCGTATCATCGAGGTGAGTTGGGGCGGGCGCCAGGAATCGGTCTATCCGGTGGAGATCGAGATCGAAGCGTACGACCGCTCAGGCCTGCTGCGCGACATTACCACCGTGCTGGCATCGTCACGTTGTAACGTCTTGGCGCTAAACACGCTGACCAATCAGGACGAGAACTCCGCCACCATGAGGGTGACGGTGGAAATATCGAGCTTGGAACAGCTCGCTAAGCTTTTGTCCCAGATACGTAACCTGCCCAATATTCTGGAAGTCAGACGTAAGCGCAGCCAGTGA
- a CDS encoding pilin assembly protein, with protein MKIKDLVRYWDKHARGRLTRDGYEAALNEQHMARLEKLAELYPMKSPQDLIRDLVSAALDELETSFPYVQGSKIVAFDEDGFEIYEDAGLTPRFVSLSQKHMQQLKERQLESAA; from the coding sequence ATGAAGATCAAGGATCTGGTGCGGTATTGGGACAAGCATGCGCGGGGGCGTCTGACCCGTGATGGCTATGAAGCAGCGTTGAACGAGCAGCATATGGCGCGGCTGGAAAAGTTAGCTGAATTATACCCGATGAAATCACCCCAGGATCTGATTCGCGATTTGGTTTCTGCCGCGTTGGATGAACTGGAAACCAGTTTTCCCTACGTGCAGGGCTCCAAAATCGTTGCCTTTGACGAGGATGGCTTCGAAATTTACGAGGACGCCGGCTTGACGCCCCGTTTCGTAAGCCTCAGCCAGAAGCACATGCAGCAACTCAAGGAACGACAGCTCGAATCCGCCGCCTGA
- the mazG gene encoding nucleoside triphosphate pyrophosphohydrolase, with product MSDTYTIDDLKYLMARLRDPETGCPWDCKQDFRSIVPHTLEEAHEVADAIEREDYAHLKDELGDLLFQVIFYGQLGSEGQHFDFGGIVDHLVRKLIRRHPHVFPAGTLESKVDPDSRPTDAEIKVSWERIKAEERAMASNADKIRQDESRLDGIAGSLPAMVRAEKLQRRAASHGFDWPTIEPVFDKLHEEIDELKAAWRQAERDPADRDALEDELGDLLFVCVNLARFLKVNPEQALRRTNRKFDARFRAIERVLVLQGRDFDAQSLDQLDEIWQSVKGVENTPSGN from the coding sequence ATGTCGGATACCTACACGATCGACGACCTGAAGTACCTCATGGCCCGCTTGCGGGATCCGGAAACGGGCTGCCCTTGGGACTGCAAGCAGGATTTTCGCAGCATTGTGCCCCATACCCTGGAAGAGGCGCATGAGGTCGCCGATGCTATCGAGCGGGAGGATTACGCTCACTTGAAAGACGAGCTGGGCGACCTGTTATTCCAGGTTATTTTCTATGGCCAGTTGGGTAGCGAGGGACAACACTTCGATTTCGGCGGCATCGTCGATCACTTGGTGCGCAAGTTGATTCGGCGCCATCCTCATGTGTTTCCGGCAGGAACCCTGGAGAGCAAGGTCGATCCGGATAGCCGTCCGACAGACGCTGAAATCAAAGTAAGCTGGGAGCGTATTAAGGCCGAAGAACGGGCAATGGCGTCGAACGCCGATAAAATTCGCCAGGACGAGAGCCGGCTTGATGGCATTGCGGGCTCGCTACCCGCCATGGTGCGCGCGGAAAAACTTCAGCGTCGGGCGGCGAGTCACGGCTTTGACTGGCCGACTATCGAGCCGGTATTCGACAAGCTTCACGAGGAAATCGATGAGCTTAAAGCGGCGTGGCGTCAAGCCGAACGAGACCCGGCGGATCGCGATGCCTTGGAAGACGAGCTGGGGGATCTTCTGTTTGTGTGCGTAAATCTGGCACGCTTTCTGAAAGTAAACCCGGAGCAGGCACTTCGGCGCACCAATCGGAAATTCGATGCACGGTTTCGGGCCATCGAGCGGGTGCTTGTATTACAAGGGCGCGATTTCGACGCCCAGTCCCTCGACCAGCTGGACGAGATATGGCAGTCGGTGAAGGGGGTTGAGAACACGCCAAGCGGAAATTAA
- the rlmD gene encoding 23S rRNA (uracil(1939)-C(5))-methyltransferase RlmD produces MSKRRKRKALPTEPVRCEIEKLSHDGRGISHCEGKIQFVDGALPGESVMAKYIGSRKSFDELRATEVLTASDERVSPPCDFADLCGGCSLQHMTPDAQVAFKENTLREHFAHFGGIEPEQWVAPMRSPGLAYRRKARLGVRFVPKRDSVLVGFREKRNSFLADIDRCVVMDPRVGERITALRELLYTMDAYRSIAQVEVACGDDAVAMVFRNMEDLSPGDREKLIQFGQARDLHIYLQPKGPDTVHRIWPESAGRANERLSYRLDEFDVTLQFHPMDFTQVNAEINRPMVSQALEWLEPQENERVLDLFCGLGNFTLPLARRSGAVVGVEGDEAMVVRGRENAELNGLNNVRFHGANLQGDFTSESWAAEGFDKILIDPPRSGAQEVCEYLAAFGARRIVYVSCNPATLARDAGVLVAKGYRLVRAGVMDMFPHTTHVESMALFERQ; encoded by the coding sequence ATGAGTAAGAGACGAAAAAGAAAAGCGCTGCCAACCGAACCGGTACGCTGTGAGATCGAGAAACTGAGCCACGATGGTCGGGGCATTAGCCACTGCGAAGGCAAGATCCAGTTCGTCGACGGCGCCTTGCCCGGTGAATCCGTCATGGCGAAGTACATCGGTAGTCGAAAGAGTTTCGATGAACTGCGTGCGACGGAGGTCCTGACGGCATCGGACGAGCGGGTATCGCCGCCTTGTGACTTTGCCGACCTGTGCGGCGGTTGTAGCCTCCAGCACATGACGCCGGATGCCCAGGTTGCGTTCAAAGAGAACACCCTGCGCGAGCACTTTGCCCATTTTGGGGGCATCGAGCCGGAGCAATGGGTGGCACCGATGCGCTCGCCGGGTCTAGCCTATCGGCGTAAGGCTCGCCTGGGCGTGCGTTTCGTGCCCAAGCGGGACTCGGTGCTGGTCGGCTTCCGGGAAAAGCGCAATAGCTTTCTCGCCGACATCGATCGCTGTGTGGTCATGGACCCTCGCGTTGGTGAGCGGATTACGGCTCTGCGCGAACTGCTGTATACGATGGACGCCTACCGTTCAATCGCCCAGGTCGAGGTGGCCTGTGGGGACGATGCGGTCGCCATGGTCTTCCGTAACATGGAAGACCTGTCCCCGGGCGATAGGGAAAAGCTGATCCAGTTTGGGCAGGCGCGTGATTTGCATATCTATCTGCAGCCTAAGGGGCCGGACACGGTTCACCGTATTTGGCCTGAGAGCGCCGGCCGCGCCAATGAGCGTCTAAGCTACCGGCTTGATGAATTCGACGTGACGCTACAGTTCCATCCTATGGATTTCACGCAGGTCAATGCCGAAATCAACCGGCCTATGGTCTCTCAGGCGCTGGAATGGCTGGAGCCGCAGGAAAACGAGCGGGTGCTGGATCTGTTTTGCGGCCTGGGCAATTTTACCTTGCCGCTTGCACGCCGGTCCGGGGCCGTGGTGGGCGTCGAAGGCGACGAGGCCATGGTGGTCCGCGGTCGCGAGAATGCGGAACTGAACGGTTTGAATAATGTCCGTTTCCACGGCGCCAACCTGCAGGGCGACTTCACATCGGAGTCCTGGGCCGCTGAAGGCTTCGATAAGATCCTGATCGATCCGCCGCGTTCTGGCGCCCAGGAAGTATGCGAATACCTGGCGGCCTTTGGCGCCCGCCGTATCGTTTATGTGTCGTGCAATCCGGCGACGCTGGCGCGGGATGCCGGCGTGTTGGTGGCCAAGGGCTATCGTCTGGTGAGGGCGGGCGTCATGGACATGTTCCCCCACACCACCCACGTGGAATCGATGGCTTTGTTTGAACGTCAATAG
- the cysM gene encoding cysteine synthase CysM has product MHFPTIEDYVGHTPLVRLQRLPGETSNVILAKLEGNNPAGSVKDRPAISMIQEAERRGDIKPGDTLIEATSGNTGIALAMAAAIKGYRMVLIMPANMSEERRASMRAYGAEIVAVSKEEGMEGARDLAAKMQREGKGLLLDQFGNGDNPLAHYRTTGPELWEQTSGRITHFVSSMGTTGTIMGVSRYLKERNPGIQIIGLQPSEGSSIPGIRRWPKEYLPKIYDEARVDQVLDVNQQEAEDTMRSLAREEGIFCGVSSGGAIAAALRLSAQVENAVIVAIICDRGDRYLSTGVFPGA; this is encoded by the coding sequence ATGCATTTTCCAACCATTGAAGATTATGTCGGCCATACTCCGCTGGTCCGTTTACAGCGCCTGCCTGGCGAGACCTCCAACGTGATACTGGCGAAGCTGGAGGGCAATAACCCGGCAGGTTCAGTCAAGGATCGGCCCGCGATCAGCATGATTCAGGAGGCCGAACGCCGTGGCGATATCAAGCCCGGAGATACGCTGATCGAGGCGACCAGCGGTAACACCGGTATTGCCTTGGCCATGGCGGCGGCGATAAAGGGCTATCGCATGGTGCTGATCATGCCGGCCAATATGAGCGAGGAGCGGCGCGCCTCCATGCGGGCCTACGGTGCCGAGATCGTGGCGGTGAGCAAGGAAGAGGGCATGGAAGGCGCCCGTGACCTTGCAGCCAAGATGCAACGGGAAGGCAAGGGCCTGCTCTTGGACCAGTTCGGGAATGGCGATAACCCACTGGCCCACTATCGCACCACCGGTCCGGAACTTTGGGAGCAGACCAGCGGTCGTATCACCCATTTCGTCAGTTCGATGGGGACCACCGGTACGATTATGGGGGTTTCCCGCTATCTGAAGGAGCGTAATCCGGGCATCCAAATCATTGGGCTGCAGCCGTCCGAAGGCTCGTCAATCCCGGGTATACGCCGCTGGCCCAAGGAATACTTGCCGAAAATCTACGATGAAGCACGTGTCGACCAGGTACTGGACGTTAACCAGCAGGAGGCCGAGGACACGATGCGGTCGCTCGCGCGGGAAGAAGGCATCTTCTGCGGCGTGTCGTCCGGCGGGGCCATCGCCGCCGCCTTACGGCTATCCGCCCAGGTTGAGAATGCGGTAATCGTCGCTATTATTTGTGATCGCGGCGACCGTTACCTGTCGACGGGGGTATTCCCCGGCGCCTGA